The region TCTTGTAAATCCTTGGTGTTGGCCTTGGGGATAATCACCTCTTTAATTTTTAAGCGACGGGCAGCCAGGCTCTTCTCTTTAAGCCCACCAATGGCTAAGACATTACCCACCAAGCTTAATTCACCCGTCATCGCTAAACCCTTTTTCACCTGCTTACCTAGCGCCAAGCTAATCATGGCACTTGCCATGGTGATACCGGCACTAGGGCCATCTTTGGGCGTAGCACCTGCAGGGATATGTAAATGGATCGTATGCTTATCGAAGAAGTCGCGCTGGTCGCTATCTTTCCCTTTATTGGCAAGGTAGAGACGTGCGTAGGTGTAGGCGATTGTGGCCGACTCCTTCATCACATCACCCATCTGACCCGTAAGTTGTAAGCCACCTTTACCCGGTAGTGCGACGGCTTCAATCATAAGCGTATCACCGCCAAAGGCCGTCCATGCCAAGCCCACCACCATACCTGGACGGGTGATCTTTTTGGTCTCTTCATCTTTAAACGGTGCGCGCTTAAGATAAATCTCCAAGCTAGATTCGGTGATCTTGATGGGCAACTCTTCCGCCTCGTTGAGCGCAACTTTTTTGGCTACTTTACGATGAATACGGTCGATCAGTTGCTCGTAATGGCGCATACCCGCCTCTCTGGCGTAACCTAACGCAATCGCTTTCAAGGCACTGCGATCATAACGCACGTGCGTCTTATCTAAACCGCTCTTCTTGAGGCTCTTGGGGATAATATAACGCTTGGCGATCTCGACCTTTTCATCTTCGGTGTAGCCCGATAAGCGAATCACCTCCATACGGTCGAGGAGCGGATGCGGGATGGTATCGAGGGTGTTGGCCGTGGCGATAAACATCACATCCGAGAGATCGAAGGGAAGATCGAGGTAATTATCGCGAAAGGTAGCGTTCTGTTCAGGGTCGAGCACCTCAAGCAGAGCGCCTGCAGGATCGCCTTGGTAGCTAACCCCCAGCTTATCGATCTCGTCGATCATGAAGACAGGGTTGCGCGACTTGACCACCTTCATCCCTTGAATAAACTTACCCGGCATTGCGCCTACGTAAGTGCGTCGATGCCCCTTAATTTCGGCCTCATCGCGCATACCACCCACACTAAAACGAAAGAATTCGCGCCCCAAGGCACGGGCAATGCTACGCCCAATGCTCGTCTTACCGACACCGGGAGGGCCAACCAAACAGATAATCGATCCTTTGGCATCTTGTTTAAGCTTGCGCACGGCAAGATACTCTAAAATACGCTCTTTGACATCCTCCAAGCCATAGTGATCTTCGTCCAAAATTTGTCGACCTTTTGCCAAGTCAATCGCCTCGTTAAGCGTGGCGTGCCATGGCAAGGTGATAATTAAATCGAGGTAGTTGCGAATTACGCTATACTCCGAAGAGTTGGGCTCAATCATGGTGAATTTCTCTAACTCGCGCTCCACCTGCTCTTTAACCTCGCCTGTTAGTTCTAGCTTGGCAATTGCCTCGCGAAAACGCTCAACCTCCATACTCTTAGGATCGCCGTTATTCTCGCCCAACTCTGCTTTGATTGCTTTAAGTTCTTCGCGTAAAAAGTACTCGCGCTGGCTCTTTTCGATACGCTCGTTGAGCTGTTTGCTCACTTTTTGCTGGATGCGTGAGACCTCCTGTTCGCGCTTAATGAACATGAGGGCACGCTCAAGGCGCTCTTTGATGTCTAAAATTTCAACCATCTCTTGGAGCTTTTCACGATCGATATTGAGCATCGAGGTGATTACGTCGGCGATCTTACCGGGTTCGTCAATGTTGAGCATGTTGAGGCGAATCTCTTCATTAAAGAAGGGATTATTCTCGCTGACGCTCTTCATCTCTTGGAGAAGGGAGCGCACCATGGCTTTAAGTTCGTTGGAATTTTTATCGCCAATCTCATCCAAATACTTAACCGCCACGACAAAAGGCACCTCTTTACTGACAAACTTAACTACCCGAAAACGCTTCTGCGTGGCAATAAAGATATTGAGCGATCCATCAGGCAGGTTGACCTTCTTCATGATCTTTGCGACCACGCCCACCTCGTAAAAACTCTCCTTTGTCCTCGTCTCCTCGTGGCTCTCCTTAACCAAAAGTAAACCAACAAAGCCCCCCGCCTCCTCGGCCAACTCCACCGCCCGCAAATCCGCCGGAGTATTAATCATCATCGGCAAAAATATCCCCGGAAAAATCGGCTTATTCAACAGGGCAAT is a window of Entomospira culicis DNA encoding:
- the lon gene encoding endopeptidase La, with the translated sequence MQEKNLIPAQLAMPMRLPVIALLNKPIFPGIFLPMMINTPADLRAVELAEEAGGFVGLLLVKESHEETRTKESFYEVGVVAKIMKKVNLPDGSLNIFIATQKRFRVVKFVSKEVPFVVAVKYLDEIGDKNSNELKAMVRSLLQEMKSVSENNPFFNEEIRLNMLNIDEPGKIADVITSMLNIDREKLQEMVEILDIKERLERALMFIKREQEVSRIQQKVSKQLNERIEKSQREYFLREELKAIKAELGENNGDPKSMEVERFREAIAKLELTGEVKEQVERELEKFTMIEPNSSEYSVIRNYLDLIITLPWHATLNEAIDLAKGRQILDEDHYGLEDVKERILEYLAVRKLKQDAKGSIICLVGPPGVGKTSIGRSIARALGREFFRFSVGGMRDEAEIKGHRRTYVGAMPGKFIQGMKVVKSRNPVFMIDEIDKLGVSYQGDPAGALLEVLDPEQNATFRDNYLDLPFDLSDVMFIATANTLDTIPHPLLDRMEVIRLSGYTEDEKVEIAKRYIIPKSLKKSGLDKTHVRYDRSALKAIALGYAREAGMRHYEQLIDRIHRKVAKKVALNEAEELPIKITESSLEIYLKRAPFKDEETKKITRPGMVVGLAWTAFGGDTLMIEAVALPGKGGLQLTGQMGDVMKESATIAYTYARLYLANKGKDSDQRDFFDKHTIHLHIPAGATPKDGPSAGITMASAMISLALGKQVKKGLAMTGELSLVGNVLAIGGLKEKSLAARRLKIKEVIIPKANTKDLQEIPEHVKENILFHPVDRMDKVIELLFSEE